A stretch of Planctomicrobium piriforme DNA encodes these proteins:
- a CDS encoding class I SAM-dependent methyltransferase: MATTTLPASTAAQPEACAIPCNLCGGTDVEQVGNRDRDGKALRTVLCRGCGLVWTDPRPNTEETRHFYAEEYRVAYKASYTPKPKHAFRETLRALERVQDMGPIVKPGEKLLDVGCGGGFFVYAMRRAGVNAQGIEPNHGFAGYAQSELQVPVQNAFLQDVDFPAGTFDVITLNHVLEHVEDPTATLARLGSWLKPNGYLVVEVPNVESRHHSPGNRFHIGHLYNFNPRTLAGVGRKAGLDVFESRVIAGPRHCHTIFQKPEKASNASINFRSVHNYQRVRGILHSHTSLSHFISPSVYLRVVRKQLKYLGEWQQTRTAGTGREIVESVMRKAG; encoded by the coding sequence ATGGCGACGACCACACTCCCCGCCAGTACGGCAGCGCAGCCGGAAGCCTGCGCTATTCCCTGCAACTTGTGCGGCGGAACGGATGTCGAACAGGTGGGCAATCGCGACCGCGACGGCAAGGCATTGCGAACGGTGCTATGCCGCGGCTGCGGTCTGGTCTGGACCGATCCGCGACCGAACACGGAAGAGACGCGGCACTTCTACGCCGAGGAATATCGAGTCGCCTATAAGGCCTCGTACACTCCCAAGCCGAAGCACGCCTTTCGGGAAACATTGCGGGCGCTCGAACGGGTCCAGGACATGGGCCCGATCGTGAAGCCCGGCGAGAAGCTGCTCGACGTCGGCTGCGGCGGCGGGTTTTTCGTCTATGCGATGCGTCGCGCCGGCGTGAATGCCCAGGGGATCGAACCGAATCATGGTTTCGCCGGATATGCGCAGTCGGAACTGCAGGTGCCGGTGCAGAACGCCTTCCTGCAGGATGTCGACTTCCCCGCAGGCACGTTTGACGTCATTACGCTGAATCATGTGCTGGAGCATGTCGAAGACCCGACGGCGACCTTGGCCCGACTTGGTTCCTGGCTGAAGCCGAACGGTTACCTGGTCGTCGAAGTGCCGAACGTCGAATCGCGGCATCACTCGCCCGGCAATCGTTTTCACATCGGCCACTTGTACAACTTCAATCCGCGAACGCTGGCCGGCGTCGGCCGCAAGGCGGGTCTCGACGTCTTCGAATCGCGAGTGATTGCCGGTCCCCGGCATTGCCATACGATTTTCCAGAAGCCTGAGAAAGCCAGTAACGCCAGCATCAACTTCCGCTCGGTTCACAACTACCAGCGAGTCCGCGGCATTCTCCACAGCCACACCTCGCTGTCGCATTTCATCTCTCCGTCGGTCTACCTGCGAGTGGTACGGAAGCAGTTGAAATACCTGGGTGAATGGCAGCAGACCAGAACCGCAGGCACCGGTCGTGAAATCGTCGAAAGCGTCATGCGGAAAGCCGGCTAG
- a CDS encoding glycosyltransferase, whose protein sequence is MPVSPRSRPCIMQVMGTGNQYGGLEKHFFDLCNRLSADYEVVAVGHPDQAHGLKEGVHFESIGRHMGRRNPLTLFRMMNLIRRWKPDVIHAHANRAAEMVSHVKFCTRARCVATVHNIKQWHFAFRGFDQIIAVSRGVAASIPLKNVTVVYNGIRPPAAAETHQRSFLASQFQLSADKPIALSIGRLAHEKGYDVLIEAWKQIPAQLVIVGEGPERKKLESQIAAAGVSDRVRLAGFRKDVPALLASADMKIIASRREGFPYTLVEALMCRAVIVSTDVPGATEFVPAEYLAPREDMRALRNCILGTLSNLPAAKARYEPIWQTAARELTVETMVKNTVATYFPAARKVA, encoded by the coding sequence ATGCCTGTCTCTCCTCGCTCGCGACCGTGCATCATGCAGGTGATGGGAACGGGCAATCAGTATGGTGGTCTCGAGAAGCATTTCTTCGACCTGTGCAATCGCCTGAGCGCCGATTATGAAGTGGTCGCGGTCGGTCATCCCGATCAGGCGCATGGTCTCAAAGAGGGCGTCCATTTCGAGTCGATCGGCCGGCACATGGGCCGCCGCAATCCGCTGACGTTGTTTCGGATGATGAATCTGATTCGGCGCTGGAAACCGGACGTCATTCACGCCCATGCGAATCGCGCGGCCGAGATGGTGAGTCACGTCAAGTTCTGCACTCGGGCGCGTTGCGTCGCCACGGTGCATAACATCAAGCAGTGGCATTTTGCATTTCGGGGATTCGACCAGATCATCGCGGTCAGCCGCGGCGTGGCGGCCTCCATTCCGCTCAAGAACGTGACGGTCGTCTACAACGGAATTCGTCCTCCGGCAGCCGCCGAGACGCACCAGCGGAGCTTCCTGGCGTCTCAATTTCAGCTCTCCGCGGACAAGCCGATAGCCCTTTCGATTGGGCGACTGGCACACGAAAAAGGCTACGATGTTTTGATTGAGGCCTGGAAGCAGATTCCGGCTCAGCTAGTGATTGTCGGCGAAGGCCCGGAACGCAAAAAGCTCGAATCCCAGATCGCTGCCGCCGGCGTCAGTGACCGAGTCCGTCTGGCTGGCTTTCGCAAAGATGTGCCGGCGCTGTTGGCTTCCGCCGACATGAAGATCATCGCCTCCCGGCGTGAAGGCTTTCCGTACACGCTGGTGGAAGCATTGATGTGCCGGGCGGTCATCGTTTCGACTGACGTGCCGGGGGCCACGGAGTTCGTCCCGGCCGAGTATCTCGCGCCGCGCGAAGACATGCGGGCACTCCGCAACTGCATCCTCGGAACGCTTTCCAATCTGCCTGCGGCAAAAGCCCGATACGAGCCGATCTGGCAGACCGCCGCACGAGAACTGACGGTCGAAACGATGGTGAAAAATACCGTGGCGACCTATTTTCCGGCAGCGAGGAAAGTTGCTTGA
- a CDS encoding redoxin domain-containing protein — protein MSRCGNKLGLVACALASLVVCGQSALAQVKVDSVLAYRPTQPDVDYETPTAAEIPQCKLEVERTDAGSGWVLYGPNGQLLRRFMDTNGDRGVDEFRYYKHGLEVYRDIDSNGNNEIDQSRWFTTGGTRWGIDQDEDKKIESWKMISAEEATREAILAMVNRDEKRLAAVLLNAEDVKQLGLQGDAAAKLAAKLKEAGPKFRTVLTSSKVIQPQTTWVRFDCSMLMPNLIPAENGKTKTDLLVYENVMAIVDTAGTNGFVQIGEMVRVGQTWKLTQVPQPLEGKSFELAEGGILLQPSIAGAVGSAEGMSNKMKLLIDQLGDLDAKAPQAQATLEEITKYNVARAQMLALLAEEVTTEEEKINWQRTRLEGIAAATQMKTYPNGLDELQKAETALRQSKADPKLLAFAAFQRLLAQYNMDLEKAAPAERAKIQESWLKALEAFVNEFPKSEESADAMLQLAITYEFNGSGPEATAWYSKLVSTYPQSAAAARAQGALRRLDLKGKPLKLAGKSLTGTPLDTSALRGKVVAVIFWATWCTPCTEDLPQIQQLYQTYQKEGFEIVGVNLDGPGAPIQKYIQNYKIAWPHIYEEGALESRPAVEFGVISLPTMFLIDRNGVVVSSSATVDELKKLVPELVKK, from the coding sequence ATGTCTCGCTGCGGAAATAAGTTAGGGTTGGTCGCTTGCGCACTTGCAAGCCTTGTGGTCTGTGGTCAGTCGGCACTTGCCCAGGTCAAGGTCGATAGCGTTCTGGCCTACCGGCCGACTCAGCCTGACGTCGACTACGAAACCCCCACCGCCGCCGAAATTCCCCAGTGCAAGCTCGAAGTCGAGCGGACCGACGCAGGGTCAGGCTGGGTGCTCTATGGCCCGAACGGGCAGTTGCTGCGGCGATTCATGGATACCAACGGCGACCGCGGCGTCGATGAATTTCGCTACTACAAGCATGGTCTCGAGGTCTATCGCGACATCGATTCCAACGGCAATAACGAGATCGATCAGAGCCGCTGGTTCACCACCGGCGGCACCCGTTGGGGGATCGATCAGGATGAAGACAAGAAGATCGAGTCCTGGAAGATGATTTCCGCAGAAGAAGCCACCCGGGAAGCGATCCTGGCGATGGTGAACCGCGATGAGAAGCGTCTCGCCGCCGTGCTGCTGAACGCCGAAGACGTGAAGCAGTTGGGCCTGCAAGGGGACGCCGCCGCCAAGCTCGCTGCCAAACTCAAAGAAGCCGGGCCAAAGTTCCGCACCGTGCTGACCTCCAGCAAAGTCATTCAACCGCAGACCACCTGGGTGCGGTTTGACTGCTCGATGCTGATGCCGAATCTGATTCCCGCCGAGAACGGGAAAACCAAGACCGACCTGCTGGTCTATGAAAACGTGATGGCGATTGTCGACACCGCCGGTACGAACGGCTTCGTGCAGATTGGCGAAATGGTGCGGGTCGGTCAGACCTGGAAACTGACGCAGGTGCCGCAGCCGCTCGAAGGAAAAAGCTTCGAACTGGCCGAAGGAGGCATTCTGCTGCAGCCGAGTATTGCGGGCGCAGTTGGCTCGGCCGAAGGCATGAGCAACAAGATGAAACTGCTGATCGATCAGCTCGGCGACCTCGACGCCAAGGCCCCGCAGGCTCAAGCGACGCTGGAAGAGATCACCAAATACAACGTCGCCCGAGCGCAGATGCTGGCGCTGCTGGCGGAAGAAGTGACGACGGAAGAAGAGAAGATCAACTGGCAGCGCACCCGACTTGAAGGGATTGCCGCGGCGACGCAGATGAAGACGTACCCGAACGGTCTCGACGAACTGCAGAAGGCCGAAACGGCGTTGCGGCAGAGCAAGGCCGACCCGAAGCTCCTGGCCTTCGCTGCGTTCCAGCGGTTGCTGGCCCAGTACAACATGGACCTCGAAAAAGCGGCCCCTGCGGAACGGGCGAAGATTCAGGAATCCTGGCTGAAGGCTTTGGAAGCCTTTGTCAACGAGTTCCCGAAGTCCGAAGAATCGGCCGACGCGATGCTGCAACTCGCGATCACCTACGAATTCAATGGCAGCGGCCCGGAAGCGACCGCCTGGTATTCCAAGCTGGTCAGCACCTACCCGCAGTCAGCCGCCGCCGCCAGGGCCCAAGGGGCTCTGCGCCGACTTGATTTGAAGGGGAAGCCGCTGAAGCTGGCCGGCAAATCGCTGACCGGCACGCCGCTCGATACCAGTGCCCTCCGCGGCAAGGTGGTGGCGGTGATCTTCTGGGCGACCTGGTGTACTCCATGTACCGAGGATCTGCCGCAGATTCAGCAGCTTTATCAGACCTATCAGAAAGAGGGCTTTGAGATCGTCGGCGTGAACCTGGACGGCCCGGGCGCCCCGATTCAGAAGTACATTCAGAACTACAAAATTGCGTGGCCGCACATTTACGAAGAAGGGGCTCTCGAAAGCCGTCCGGCGGTCGAGTTCGGCGTGATCTCGCTGCCGACAATGTTCCTCATCGACCGTAACGGCGTGGTGGTCTCGTCGAGTGCCACGGTCGACGAACTGAAGAAGCTCGTGCCGGAGTTGGTCAAGAAGTGA
- the metF gene encoding methylenetetrahydrofolate reductase [NAD(P)H]: MRIKDIYARGFGLSFEIFPPKTEQGDESLFEHLDRLMVRKPAFVSCTYGAGGSTSKRTVDLCRTIQTRWPASSTAHFTCVGSTRQDLIDWLDLAHREGIHNIMALRGDPPVGQTEFQQVAGGLKNANELVSLIREHHPETGIGVAGYPEKHPEAPNADIDLVNLKRKVDAGADAVFTQLFYVNDAYFQFRDRARKSGISIPIVPGIMPITEFARIKRITGMCGSVFPPALAAKLEKVQDDKQAQFEIGVEYAISQCRELIDAGVPGIHFYVLNKSEATDRILEELKLPL, encoded by the coding sequence ATGCGCATCAAGGACATCTACGCCCGGGGCTTCGGGCTGTCGTTCGAGATCTTCCCTCCCAAGACGGAGCAGGGGGATGAATCGCTGTTCGAGCACCTTGACCGGTTGATGGTCCGTAAGCCGGCCTTCGTCTCGTGTACCTATGGGGCAGGGGGGAGCACGAGCAAGCGGACGGTCGATCTGTGTCGGACGATTCAAACCCGCTGGCCCGCCAGCTCAACTGCTCACTTCACCTGCGTCGGCTCGACCCGACAGGATCTCATCGACTGGCTCGACCTGGCACACCGGGAAGGGATTCACAACATCATGGCGCTGCGGGGCGACCCGCCCGTCGGCCAGACGGAATTTCAGCAAGTCGCTGGCGGGCTCAAGAACGCCAACGAACTCGTCTCGCTGATCCGCGAACATCACCCGGAAACCGGCATCGGCGTCGCGGGCTATCCAGAAAAGCATCCTGAAGCGCCGAACGCTGACATCGATCTGGTGAACCTGAAACGCAAGGTCGATGCCGGCGCCGACGCGGTGTTTACGCAGTTGTTCTATGTGAACGATGCGTACTTCCAGTTTCGGGATCGAGCCCGGAAGTCAGGAATCTCGATCCCGATCGTGCCAGGCATCATGCCGATCACCGAGTTCGCGCGGATCAAACGCATCACCGGGATGTGCGGCTCGGTCTTTCCGCCTGCGCTCGCGGCGAAGTTGGAAAAAGTGCAGGACGACAAGCAGGCTCAGTTCGAGATCGGCGTCGAGTACGCGATCTCACAATGCCGCGAACTCATCGACGCCGGCGTGCCCGGCATTCACTTCTATGTCCTGAACAAGTCAGAAGCGACCGACCGGATTCTGGAAGAACTGAAACTGCCTTTATAA
- a CDS encoding LOG family protein — MHMLKSLCVFCGSQSGSDPAYAAAAEELGSLLARRGIRLIYGGGNIGLMGVAADAVLAHGGDVTGVIPESLLRRELAHTGVQDMRVVVSMHTRKALMAELSQGFVALPGGLGTFEELCEILTWGQLHFHTKPVALLNVRGYYDPLIQMLDRAVSEQFMRQENRELLFVANSVAELMAYFDRHAGPSLDDPDAIHELT, encoded by the coding sequence ATGCATATGCTGAAGTCGTTGTGCGTTTTCTGTGGTTCCCAATCCGGTAGCGACCCGGCTTATGCTGCCGCGGCGGAAGAACTGGGGAGCCTGCTCGCCAGACGCGGGATTCGATTGATCTATGGCGGCGGCAACATTGGCCTGATGGGCGTCGCTGCCGATGCGGTGCTGGCCCACGGCGGGGACGTGACCGGAGTCATCCCTGAGTCGTTGTTGCGCCGCGAACTGGCCCACACCGGCGTGCAGGACATGCGAGTGGTGGTCTCCATGCACACTCGTAAGGCCCTGATGGCAGAACTCTCCCAGGGCTTCGTTGCCCTGCCTGGCGGTCTGGGGACGTTTGAGGAACTGTGCGAGATCCTCACCTGGGGCCAGTTGCACTTTCACACCAAGCCGGTCGCGCTGCTGAACGTGCGAGGCTATTACGACCCGTTGATTCAGATGCTCGATCGAGCGGTGTCGGAACAGTTCATGCGGCAGGAGAACCGGGAGCTGCTGTTCGTCGCCAATTCGGTTGCAGAATTGATGGCCTACTTCGACCGCCACGCTGGTCCGTCGTTGGACGACCCCGACGCGATTCATGAGCTGACGTGA
- a CDS encoding DUF4291 domain-containing protein: protein MKLSVEAFADQNRRWPATGHQILAQFDEETIVVYQAYSEAIGRFAIQHGHFGGEFKYSRMSWVKPNFLWMMYRSNWGQSQGQEVVLGIRLRRTFFDSLLEQAVPSTFSPDRFREHAAWKEAVAQSDVRLQWDPDHLPTGDKCERRAIQLGLRGDALSAYGRSEIVEIIDMSPFVAKQRPLALKWETGELFTPTEHVYIPASQKAAMNVGLESA, encoded by the coding sequence GTGAAGCTCTCTGTGGAAGCGTTTGCAGATCAAAATCGCCGCTGGCCCGCGACGGGGCATCAAATCCTGGCACAGTTTGATGAAGAGACAATTGTTGTTTATCAGGCTTATTCCGAAGCGATTGGCAGGTTTGCCATTCAGCATGGGCATTTCGGCGGCGAATTCAAATACAGCCGCATGAGTTGGGTGAAGCCCAATTTTTTATGGATGATGTATCGCAGCAATTGGGGGCAGTCGCAGGGACAAGAAGTTGTGCTGGGCATCCGATTGCGAAGAACATTCTTCGACTCGCTATTGGAACAGGCGGTCCCTTCCACTTTTTCTCCGGATCGATTTCGTGAGCATGCGGCCTGGAAAGAGGCTGTGGCCCAATCTGACGTTCGGCTGCAATGGGATCCCGATCATCTGCCGACAGGCGATAAATGCGAACGACGAGCAATCCAGTTGGGTTTGCGTGGTGATGCTTTGTCTGCGTACGGGCGCAGCGAAATTGTCGAGATCATTGACATGTCTCCCTTCGTCGCCAAACAACGACCGCTGGCTCTGAAATGGGAAACTGGAGAACTGTTCACTCCGACCGAACATGTCTACATCCCTGCAAGCCAGAAAGCTGCAATGAATGTCGGCTTGGAAAGCGCTTGA
- a CDS encoding glycosyltransferase family 2 protein yields MPRVSAFVTTFNDEETIGACLDSLKWADEIVLLDSFSTDRTIEIARQYTDCIYQHKFLGYGRQKQSALDKCTCDWVLFLDSDEMLPLPLQAEIQLVMRSEPSVDGYEIPRREQLFWRMASPNTRHNHFLRLFRRSKVKFNTIPVHAGPELDGRSAKLREQFFHFGERSIHEKVEKVNGYSTGLVNFRAGQGRTASPWAMLYYPPFTFLRQYIQKRHYLNGWAGFIASVCMAFYSFMKCAKAYESVCRERYGSTLLPDECPRLEAPQTAEPAQVTSAA; encoded by the coding sequence ATGCCCCGTGTGTCCGCATTCGTCACGACGTTCAATGATGAAGAAACGATCGGCGCCTGTCTTGATAGCCTGAAATGGGCGGACGAGATTGTCCTGCTCGATTCTTTCAGCACCGACCGCACGATCGAGATTGCGCGGCAGTACACCGACTGCATTTATCAGCACAAGTTTCTCGGTTACGGACGGCAGAAGCAGTCGGCCCTCGACAAATGCACCTGCGACTGGGTGCTGTTTCTCGACAGTGATGAAATGCTCCCGTTGCCGCTGCAGGCCGAGATTCAGTTGGTCATGAGATCAGAGCCGTCGGTCGACGGCTACGAGATCCCCCGTCGCGAACAACTCTTCTGGCGGATGGCCTCGCCGAACACGCGACACAATCACTTCCTGCGTTTATTCCGTCGCTCGAAGGTGAAGTTCAATACGATTCCGGTACATGCCGGACCTGAGCTTGACGGCCGTTCCGCGAAACTCCGCGAGCAGTTCTTCCACTTTGGGGAACGCTCGATTCACGAGAAGGTCGAAAAGGTCAACGGGTACTCGACGGGCCTCGTCAACTTCCGCGCTGGTCAGGGACGAACTGCGTCTCCCTGGGCGATGCTGTATTACCCGCCGTTCACCTTCCTGCGTCAGTACATCCAGAAGCGGCATTACCTCAACGGCTGGGCCGGCTTCATCGCGTCTGTCTGCATGGCGTTCTACTCGTTCATGAAGTGCGCCAAGGCGTACGAAAGCGTCTGCCGGGAGCGTTATGGCTCAACGCTCTTGCCGGATGAATGCCCGCGGCTGGAAGCCCCACAGACCGCCGAACCAGCACAGGTCACAAGCGCGGCGTAA
- a CDS encoding hsp70 family protein → MSESLPSRFVVGIDLGTTNSAVCFVDTADPQWSVQTFLVPQLVAPGEIEARETLPSFSYVSAAGEFPSGSLRMPWDAEDRRDFVGVFAREQGKLAPGRVVESAKSWLCHPGVDRTSPLLPWRGTEDVPRRSPVEVSASYLSQIRQAWNHAHPGDLLEQQDVVITLPASFDEVARELTVEAAKRAGIPRVMLIEEPQAAFYSWLHSHADRWQDLVTPGQNILVCDIGGGTSDFTLIRVRAHASQKVQFHRVAVGDHLILGGDNLDLALAHHLEPRLAGGGQLEPRQWGSLVRICRQVKETLLSDDAPETCTVNVPGAGSRLIGGSLRLEVTREEARQVLLEGFFPVVGLDERPRKQSSGFQEFGLPYAPDPAVTKYLASFLANHLQAGLLPGEAGSTKPDVVLFNGGAFLSPLIQQRILEVLGTWFSKENSPWSPQVLENPRYDLAVARGAAYYGMVRRDQGVRIAAGLPRTYYIGVGADGSDSADAMQALCLMPAGTEPGSTVHLPGHTFSLTVAAPVEFPLFHSSLRLADAAGTLIPIEREQLTALPPIRTVLRFGKEKQAATLTVQLHARLTEIGTLQVWCGDVNGSRTWQLQFDIRSATQTDLSGHTGAGEAAGVMDEESVTLVRQLLQDTFGPNGTGRPGGLPKRIGQLLELSREAWPPALLRQIWEMLMELEPGRRKSSEHEARWLNLLGFSLRPGYGLALDDWRVAETWRVLRGKIAHPGPATLTEWWILWRRIAGGLTGGQQQALANPLLTSLREDQRKLRHAGSKGKSSPGADQSESWRLLGSLERLPASWKHELGEMALELMSTTERQSQVPALLWALGRLGAREPLYGPLNEVVESTVAADWAKRIIAHRQPDSQRFLAAMQLSRRTGDRYRDLPEELRQKVANWLSAYGAPDQFITLVSEGGELAGETTALVFGESLPAGLRLRT, encoded by the coding sequence TTGTCTGAATCTCTGCCGAGTCGTTTCGTCGTCGGCATTGATCTCGGAACGACGAATTCCGCCGTCTGTTTTGTCGACACCGCTGACCCACAGTGGAGCGTGCAGACGTTTCTCGTGCCGCAACTGGTCGCGCCAGGCGAGATTGAAGCCCGTGAGACGCTGCCTTCGTTCAGTTATGTGTCCGCCGCCGGTGAGTTCCCGTCTGGGTCGCTGCGAATGCCCTGGGATGCGGAAGACCGTCGGGATTTCGTTGGGGTCTTTGCCCGCGAGCAGGGGAAGCTCGCGCCGGGGCGAGTCGTCGAATCGGCGAAGTCTTGGCTCTGTCACCCCGGCGTCGACCGCACGTCTCCCCTGCTCCCCTGGCGCGGTACGGAAGACGTTCCTCGTCGCTCGCCAGTCGAAGTCAGCGCGTCTTACCTTTCGCAGATCCGTCAGGCCTGGAACCATGCCCATCCCGGCGACTTGCTGGAACAGCAGGATGTGGTGATCACGCTCCCGGCCTCGTTCGATGAAGTCGCTCGCGAGCTGACGGTTGAAGCTGCCAAACGGGCGGGCATCCCCCGCGTGATGCTCATCGAAGAACCGCAGGCGGCGTTTTACTCATGGCTGCATTCCCATGCCGATCGCTGGCAGGATCTGGTGACGCCGGGGCAGAACATACTCGTCTGCGATATCGGCGGTGGAACCAGCGACTTCACGCTGATTCGCGTGCGGGCCCATGCGAGTCAGAAGGTGCAGTTTCATCGCGTGGCGGTGGGAGACCATCTGATCCTCGGCGGCGACAACCTCGACCTTGCTCTCGCACATCATCTCGAACCGCGACTGGCAGGTGGCGGTCAGCTTGAACCCCGACAATGGGGAAGCCTGGTGCGGATCTGCCGACAGGTGAAAGAGACGCTGCTGTCGGACGATGCTCCCGAAACTTGTACGGTGAACGTGCCGGGCGCTGGCTCGCGGCTGATTGGCGGGTCATTACGACTGGAAGTGACGCGTGAGGAAGCCCGTCAGGTGTTGCTCGAAGGTTTCTTTCCTGTCGTTGGTCTCGATGAACGGCCGCGTAAACAATCGTCTGGATTTCAGGAGTTCGGGCTGCCGTATGCACCTGATCCGGCGGTGACGAAGTATCTCGCGTCGTTTCTGGCGAATCACCTGCAGGCGGGATTGCTGCCGGGTGAAGCGGGTTCGACAAAGCCGGACGTTGTGCTGTTTAACGGGGGAGCTTTTCTCTCCCCGTTGATTCAACAGCGGATTCTGGAGGTGTTGGGGACATGGTTTTCGAAGGAGAATTCACCGTGGTCGCCGCAGGTGCTGGAGAACCCGCGATATGACCTCGCGGTGGCACGAGGTGCGGCCTACTACGGGATGGTACGCCGCGATCAGGGGGTACGGATCGCCGCCGGACTGCCGCGGACCTATTACATTGGGGTTGGTGCGGATGGGTCTGACTCTGCCGACGCGATGCAGGCACTTTGTCTGATGCCGGCTGGGACGGAACCGGGTTCGACGGTGCATCTGCCGGGCCATACGTTCTCTCTCACGGTCGCTGCACCGGTCGAGTTTCCGTTGTTTCACTCCAGTCTGCGACTGGCGGATGCGGCCGGCACGCTGATTCCCATCGAGCGCGAACAACTGACGGCATTGCCGCCGATTCGGACTGTGCTGCGGTTCGGCAAAGAGAAACAGGCGGCGACACTCACCGTGCAACTGCATGCCCGACTGACCGAGATCGGCACGTTGCAGGTGTGGTGCGGCGACGTGAACGGCAGCCGTACCTGGCAATTGCAGTTCGATATTCGTTCGGCGACGCAAACGGATCTGAGCGGGCATACTGGCGCAGGCGAAGCGGCCGGCGTGATGGACGAGGAATCGGTCACGCTGGTTCGACAATTGCTGCAAGACACGTTCGGCCCGAACGGAACCGGTCGGCCAGGCGGTTTGCCAAAGCGGATCGGCCAGTTGCTGGAACTCAGCCGCGAGGCCTGGCCGCCTGCTTTGCTCCGTCAGATCTGGGAAATGCTGATGGAGCTTGAGCCGGGTCGGCGCAAGAGCAGCGAACACGAAGCGCGATGGCTGAATCTGCTGGGGTTCTCGTTGCGGCCGGGTTATGGGCTGGCGCTTGATGATTGGCGCGTGGCCGAAACGTGGCGGGTGCTGCGGGGAAAAATTGCCCATCCCGGCCCGGCGACTCTCACCGAATGGTGGATTCTGTGGCGGAGAATTGCCGGCGGACTGACTGGAGGACAGCAACAGGCGCTCGCCAATCCATTGCTCACATCACTGCGGGAAGACCAGCGCAAGCTGCGGCATGCCGGATCAAAAGGGAAATCGTCTCCGGGCGCCGATCAGTCTGAGTCATGGCGATTACTCGGTTCGCTGGAACGGTTGCCTGCGTCCTGGAAGCACGAGCTGGGGGAAATGGCTCTCGAACTGATGTCCACAACCGAGCGGCAATCGCAGGTGCCTGCCCTGCTCTGGGCATTGGGCCGACTCGGAGCACGTGAGCCACTTTACGGCCCGCTGAACGAGGTCGTCGAATCGACCGTCGCCGCGGACTGGGCGAAGCGGATCATCGCGCACCGCCAGCCTGACTCACAGCGTTTCCTCGCAGCGATGCAGCTTTCACGCCGCACCGGCGACCGCTATCGCGACCTGCCAGAAGAACTCCGGCAGAAAGTGGCCAACTGGCTGTCGGCTTATGGAGCACCTGACCAGTTCATTACGCTGGTCAGCGAAGGGGGTGAACTCGCTGGCGAAACGACGGCGCTGGTGTTTGGAGAATCGCTGCCGGCAGGCCTGCGGTTACGGACTTGA
- a CDS encoding SGNH/GDSL hydrolase family protein, protein MSSSDSMPYLIRAVGDCNTKAGAGLPRSEAFPAKLLDFLQGLGLHCELDNLGATMNTSREGVARLADCATPADLLLLNFGLVDSWVTSIPWLYISYYPENILKKPARKLLKNFKRRLRSPRLRELVGVGPVVPVEEYRRNLQQMIATERSRNPSVQVVLWGSVMTRHSPERDVRLQSYNQVLQEIAAEASCVYFDAAPVVRRWPAERIYVDDVHLSGEAAALLARELLPELTLPLLADQRSAA, encoded by the coding sequence ATGTCTTCATCCGACTCCATGCCGTATCTGATTCGGGCCGTCGGGGACTGCAACACGAAAGCAGGCGCTGGGCTTCCCCGTTCGGAAGCGTTTCCCGCCAAACTGCTCGACTTTCTGCAGGGACTTGGTCTGCACTGCGAACTCGACAATCTCGGGGCGACGATGAACACGTCGCGCGAAGGAGTGGCCCGTCTCGCCGATTGCGCGACGCCGGCCGATCTCTTACTGCTGAATTTCGGGCTGGTCGATTCGTGGGTCACGTCGATTCCGTGGCTGTACATCAGCTACTACCCTGAGAACATCCTCAAGAAACCGGCCAGAAAGCTTCTCAAGAACTTCAAACGCCGATTGCGGTCCCCGCGACTGCGCGAGCTGGTGGGCGTCGGGCCAGTGGTTCCTGTCGAAGAATATCGACGCAACCTGCAGCAGATGATTGCGACTGAACGGTCGCGAAATCCGTCGGTGCAGGTGGTGCTGTGGGGGAGCGTGATGACCCGACATTCTCCCGAACGGGATGTCCGATTGCAGAGCTACAACCAGGTGCTGCAAGAGATCGCTGCCGAAGCGAGTTGCGTCTACTTTGATGCCGCACCTGTCGTCCGCCGCTGGCCGGCGGAGAGGATCTATGTCGACGACGTGCATCTCAGCGGAGAGGCCGCAGCGCTCCTGGCTCGGGAACTCCTCCCGGAACTGACGCTCCCCTTGCTGGCAGATCAGCGGAGCGCTGCGTAA